A single window of Rhodococcus jostii RHA1 DNA harbors:
- a CDS encoding ribonuclease E inhibitor RraB has translation MRSRDNSTGWLRRLFGSRQPAPLDQDRPDLVVVASSFDDVEACSTALDRAAAEDPRWDADAEAVLRHHLRLPASSVADAVSIAAQDGYRPQDADGPASPAEDGATVGLVLQRVQILDALHCSQERSRMAGLAQRLGGSVDGWDATQPARESDPPGD, from the coding sequence ATGCGCTCTCGTGACAACAGTACGGGGTGGCTGCGGAGGCTGTTCGGCAGTCGGCAACCGGCCCCCCTCGATCAGGATCGACCCGACCTCGTGGTCGTCGCCTCGAGCTTCGACGACGTGGAGGCGTGCTCGACCGCGCTCGACCGCGCCGCCGCCGAGGATCCGCGGTGGGACGCCGACGCGGAAGCGGTGCTGCGGCACCATCTGCGGCTGCCCGCGTCGTCCGTGGCCGACGCCGTGTCGATCGCCGCGCAGGACGGTTACCGACCGCAGGATGCGGACGGTCCGGCATCCCCGGCCGAGGACGGTGCGACGGTCGGACTCGTGCTGCAGCGAGTCCAGATCCTCGATGCGCTGCACTGTTCTCAGGAACGGTCGAGAATGGCCGGGCTGGCGCAGCGGCTCGGTGGCTCGGTCGACGGCTGGGACGCGACGCAACCGGCGCGCGAGTCCGATCCGCCCGGTGACTAG
- a CDS encoding cytochrome c oxidase subunit 3 codes for MTSAVGTSGSAITQRVHSLNRPNMVSVGTIVWLSSELMFFAGLFAMYFVARAQANGNWPPEPTELNLFLAVPVTLVLIASSFTCQMGVFAAERGDVFGLRRWYLLTLAMGTFFVLGQAYEYIHLVEHGTSISSSVYGSVFYMTTGFHGMHVIGGLIAFVFLIARTKVSKFTPAQATAAIVVSYYWHFVDIVWIGLFATIYFIR; via the coding sequence GTGACGAGCGCAGTAGGGACTTCAGGATCAGCAATCACCCAACGCGTGCACTCGCTGAACCGACCTAACATGGTCAGCGTTGGCACCATCGTGTGGTTGTCAAGTGAGCTCATGTTCTTCGCAGGGCTCTTCGCCATGTATTTCGTGGCGCGAGCACAGGCGAATGGGAACTGGCCGCCGGAGCCGACCGAGCTGAATCTGTTCCTCGCCGTACCGGTGACGCTGGTGCTGATCGCCTCGTCGTTCACCTGCCAGATGGGTGTGTTCGCGGCCGAGCGCGGCGACGTCTTCGGCCTCCGCCGGTGGTACCTCCTGACGCTGGCGATGGGCACCTTCTTCGTCCTCGGCCAGGCGTACGAGTACATCCACCTCGTCGAGCACGGCACCTCGATCTCCAGCAGCGTGTACGGCTCGGTGTTCTACATGACCACCGGCTTCCACGGCATGCATGTGATCGGCGGCCTCATCGCGTTCGTCTTCCTGATCGCACGTACCAAGGTCAGCAAGTTCACGCCCGCCCAGGCCACCGCCGCCATCGTCGTCTCGTACTACTGGCACTTCGTCGACATCGTGTGGATCGGCCTGTTCGCCACGATCTATTTCATCCGTTGA
- a CDS encoding cytochrome c, with protein MSSSPPPASDTTASASKARRQRKLRRRVTGALVLMMGLVSAGFLASALTPTPQVATATDDQAALIREGKQLYDTSCITCHGANLQGVQDRGPSLIGVGEAAVYFQVSSGRMPASRNEAQVERKPVKFDAEQTDAIGAYVQANGGGPTVIRDENGEVAQSSLRGGDIGRGSELFRLNCASCHNFTGRGGALSSGKYAPVLDPASEQQIYTAMVTGPQNMPKFSDRQLTLEEKKDIIAYIKSSGETKQPGGYGLGGIGPASEGLAMWVIGIIAVVGAALWIGARS; from the coding sequence ATGAGTTCATCCCCCCCTCCCGCATCCGATACCACAGCGTCTGCCTCGAAGGCACGCCGCCAGCGGAAGCTCCGCAGGCGCGTCACGGGCGCCCTGGTCCTGATGATGGGACTGGTCAGCGCCGGTTTCCTCGCGTCCGCGTTGACGCCGACCCCGCAGGTGGCCACCGCCACCGACGATCAGGCAGCACTGATCCGCGAGGGCAAGCAGTTGTACGACACCTCGTGCATCACGTGCCACGGCGCGAACCTGCAGGGTGTGCAGGATCGCGGACCGAGCCTGATCGGTGTCGGCGAAGCAGCCGTGTACTTCCAGGTGTCGTCGGGACGCATGCCGGCCTCGCGTAACGAGGCCCAGGTCGAGCGCAAGCCCGTCAAGTTCGACGCCGAGCAGACGGACGCCATCGGCGCGTACGTCCAGGCCAACGGCGGCGGCCCCACGGTCATTCGTGACGAGAACGGCGAGGTCGCCCAGTCGTCGCTGCGCGGCGGCGACATCGGACGCGGCAGCGAACTGTTCCGCCTCAACTGCGCGTCCTGCCACAACTTCACCGGGCGCGGCGGTGCGCTCTCGTCCGGTAAGTACGCGCCGGTCCTCGACCCGGCCAGCGAGCAGCAGATCTACACCGCGATGGTCACCGGCCCGCAGAACATGCCCAAGTTCTCGGACCGTCAGCTGACCCTCGAGGAGAAGAAGGACATCATCGCCTACATCAAGTCTTCAGGCGAGACGAAGCAGCCCGGCGGCTACGGACTCGGCGGCATCGGTCCCGCCTCCGAGGGCTTGGCCATGTGGGTCATCGGAATCATCGCTGTCGTCGGTGCAGCACTGTGGATCGGAGCAAGGTCATGA
- a CDS encoding ubiquinol-cytochrome c reductase iron-sulfur subunit, whose translation MSDAGQPGGATPKKYTDAELENLSRDELVELGTNLDHVDVAFRRNRWAVPGTKAEKRAERSVAFWFALSGISAIAFIAIYLFWPWEYAGAGEEHYSAYSLYTPLIGLTMGLAILGLGVGAVQFTKKFIPEEVSIQDRHDGGSSEVDRKTIVAELGDSFDTSTLGRRKLLKRTLIFGGGALGIMSVMPLGGLIKNPWAKRDDSPLWVSGWTPRYEGETIYLRRDTGRPEDVVLVRPEDLDAGAMETVFPFRESDRGDHDALLEALRGIRNATMLIRLRTEDTARVTKRKGQESFNYGDYFAFSKICTHLGCPTSLYEQQTNRILCPCHQSQFDALTYGKPIFGPAARALPQLPITVNEEGFLVTTGDYIEALGPAFWERRP comes from the coding sequence ATGAGCGACGCTGGCCAGCCGGGCGGCGCCACGCCAAAGAAGTACACGGATGCAGAACTCGAGAACCTGAGCCGCGACGAACTGGTCGAGCTCGGCACCAACCTCGACCACGTCGACGTCGCGTTCCGACGCAACCGCTGGGCGGTTCCGGGGACGAAGGCCGAGAAGCGCGCAGAGCGGTCGGTCGCCTTCTGGTTCGCTCTCTCCGGCATCTCGGCGATCGCGTTCATCGCGATCTACCTTTTCTGGCCCTGGGAATACGCAGGCGCCGGCGAGGAGCACTACTCGGCCTACAGCCTGTACACGCCGCTGATCGGCCTCACCATGGGTCTCGCCATCCTCGGCCTCGGTGTCGGAGCGGTGCAGTTCACCAAGAAGTTCATCCCCGAAGAGGTGTCCATCCAGGACCGCCACGACGGTGGATCGTCCGAGGTCGACCGCAAGACGATCGTCGCGGAACTCGGCGACTCGTTCGACACGTCGACGCTGGGACGCCGCAAGCTCCTCAAGCGCACCCTCATCTTCGGCGGCGGTGCCCTCGGCATCATGTCCGTCATGCCCCTCGGTGGTCTGATCAAGAACCCGTGGGCCAAGCGCGACGACTCCCCGCTGTGGGTCTCGGGATGGACCCCCCGCTACGAAGGCGAAACCATCTACCTGCGCCGCGACACCGGTCGCCCCGAGGACGTCGTCCTCGTCCGCCCGGAAGACCTGGACGCCGGCGCGATGGAAACGGTGTTCCCGTTCCGCGAGTCCGACCGCGGCGACCACGACGCACTGCTCGAGGCGCTGCGCGGCATCCGCAACGCGACCATGCTCATCCGCCTCCGCACGGAGGACACGGCGCGGGTCACCAAGCGCAAGGGCCAGGAGAGCTTCAACTACGGCGACTACTTCGCCTTCTCGAAGATCTGCACCCACCTCGGCTGCCCCACCTCCCTGTACGAACAGCAGACCAACCGAATCCTCTGCCCGTGCCACCAGTCGCAGTTCGATGCGCTGACCTACGGAAAGCCGATTTTCGGTCCGGCCGCTCGTGCACTTCCGCAGTTGCCTATTACAGTGAACGAAGAGGGTTTCCTAGTCACAACGGGTGACTACATCGAAGCTCTCGGCCCGGCATTTTGGGAGCGTCGACCGTGA
- a CDS encoding cytochrome b, with protein MATGQAEAMDSRYHLAAGMRRQINKVFPTHWSFLLGEIALYSFVILLISGVYLTLFFDPSMAHVVYNGAYEPLRGVTMSRAYETTLNISFEVRGGLFVRQIHHWAALMFAASIVVHLMRIFFTGAFRRPREANWVIGCLLLILAMFEGFFGYTIPDDLLSGTGLRAAFSGITLSIPIAGTWMHWLIFGGDFPGDLIIPRLYVAHVLLFPGIILALIAGHLALVWYQKHTQFPGPGRTENNVVGVRILPVFAVKSGAFFAITFGVLAVMGGVLQINPVWTIGPYNPSQVSAGSQPDIYMMWTDGLARLWPAWDIYLFDRYTIPSVFAVALIMGLVFTVLIAYPWIEKRLTKDDAHHNLLQRPRDVPVRTAIGAMAIAFYAVLTISCINDIIAYHLSISLNAMTWIGRIGMVLLPPIAFFVAYRFCLGLQRSDREVLEHGIETGIIKRMPNGQYIEIHQPLGPVDDHGHPIPLEYQGATVPKKMNKLGSAGKPGSGSLVTADPVEESLALEHALHHGEHEQLTMLREYQDRAHGNGSSASGNGSSGNGEAH; from the coding sequence ATGGCCACCGGCCAGGCCGAAGCGATGGACTCGCGCTACCACCTCGCAGCGGGAATGCGGCGGCAGATCAACAAGGTCTTCCCCACCCACTGGTCGTTCCTGCTCGGCGAGATCGCGCTGTACAGCTTCGTCATCCTGCTGATCTCCGGTGTCTACCTGACCCTGTTCTTCGATCCGTCGATGGCGCACGTCGTCTACAACGGTGCGTACGAGCCGCTGCGCGGCGTCACGATGTCCCGCGCGTACGAGACCACGCTGAACATCTCGTTCGAGGTCCGCGGCGGTCTGTTCGTCCGTCAGATCCACCACTGGGCCGCGCTGATGTTCGCGGCGTCGATCGTCGTGCACCTGATGCGCATCTTCTTCACCGGCGCCTTCCGGCGTCCGCGTGAGGCCAACTGGGTCATCGGCTGCCTGCTGCTGATCCTGGCGATGTTCGAGGGATTCTTCGGCTACACGATCCCCGACGACCTGCTGTCCGGCACGGGCCTGCGCGCCGCGTTCTCCGGCATCACGCTGAGCATCCCGATCGCAGGCACCTGGATGCACTGGCTGATCTTCGGCGGCGACTTCCCCGGCGACCTGATCATCCCCCGCCTGTACGTCGCGCACGTCCTGCTGTTCCCGGGCATCATCCTCGCCCTGATCGCCGGTCACCTCGCGCTCGTCTGGTACCAGAAGCACACGCAGTTCCCCGGCCCCGGCCGCACGGAGAACAACGTCGTGGGTGTGCGCATCCTCCCGGTGTTCGCCGTCAAGTCGGGTGCGTTCTTCGCGATCACGTTCGGTGTGCTCGCCGTGATGGGTGGCGTGCTGCAGATCAACCCGGTCTGGACCATCGGCCCCTACAACCCGTCGCAGGTGTCGGCAGGTTCGCAGCCCGACATCTACATGATGTGGACGGACGGCCTGGCCCGCCTGTGGCCGGCGTGGGACATCTACCTGTTCGACCGCTACACCATTCCGTCGGTGTTCGCCGTCGCGTTGATCATGGGTCTGGTGTTCACGGTGCTGATCGCCTACCCGTGGATCGAGAAGCGTCTGACCAAGGACGACGCTCACCACAACCTGCTGCAGCGTCCGCGTGACGTTCCGGTGCGTACCGCGATCGGTGCGATGGCGATTGCGTTCTACGCCGTCCTGACGATCTCCTGCATCAACGACATCATCGCGTACCACCTGAGCATCTCGCTGAACGCGATGACGTGGATCGGCCGCATCGGCATGGTGTTGCTGCCTCCGATCGCCTTCTTCGTGGCCTACCGGTTCTGCCTGGGTCTCCAGCGCAGCGACCGTGAGGTTCTCGAGCACGGCATCGAGACCGGCATCATCAAGCGGATGCCGAACGGTCAGTACATCGAGATCCACCAGCCGCTCGGCCCGGTCGACGACCACGGTCACCCGATCCCGCTCGAGTACCAGGGTGCGACCGTCCCGAAGAAGATGAACAAGCTCGGTTCCGCCGGCAAGCCCGGTTCCGGCAGCCTCGTCACCGCCGACCCGGTCGAGGAGAGCCTGGCGCTCGAGCACGCCCTGCACCACGGCGAGCACGAGCAGCTCACGATGCTGCGGGAGTACCAGGACCGCGCCCACGGCAACGGTTCGTCGGCATCCGGCAACGGATCGTCCGGCAACGGCGAGGCCCACTAG
- a CDS encoding DMT family transporter, which produces MNALLAVMFVLCWSSGFIGAKLGAGDAAPLTVLTWRFLPLAIALALAAALFGRARWRGLGSRALGRQVTVGALSQTGYLLTVYQAIGLGVSTGTTALIDGTQPLVVAVLAGPLLGQYVAPKQWWGLLLGLAGVVIVTAGDATAASGVSWWAYLVPFAGMLSLVAATFLESRSPTDSDPVVSMTVHCATSAVLFTALAACAGQVSPPPAAAFWWSVAWLIALSTFGGYGLYWLVLRRSGVTRVNALMFLMAPVTAIWGAVMFGEPFGILTALGLLLGLGAVALVFRAQPRGRGAGTTPTDEQSPEPEVVRGSARVRRRG; this is translated from the coding sequence GTGAATGCGCTTCTCGCCGTGATGTTCGTCCTGTGCTGGAGCTCCGGCTTCATCGGGGCCAAACTCGGTGCCGGGGACGCGGCCCCTCTGACCGTACTGACCTGGCGGTTCCTGCCACTCGCCATCGCACTCGCCCTGGCGGCCGCGCTGTTCGGACGAGCACGGTGGCGGGGACTCGGGTCCCGTGCACTCGGTCGTCAGGTGACGGTCGGCGCGCTGTCGCAGACCGGATATCTGCTGACCGTCTACCAGGCGATCGGGCTCGGCGTCTCGACCGGCACCACGGCACTGATCGACGGCACCCAGCCCCTGGTCGTCGCCGTGCTGGCCGGCCCGCTGCTGGGTCAGTACGTCGCGCCCAAGCAATGGTGGGGGCTGCTGCTCGGACTGGCGGGGGTCGTGATCGTCACCGCAGGCGACGCCACCGCTGCGTCCGGCGTGTCCTGGTGGGCGTACCTCGTGCCCTTCGCCGGGATGCTGTCGCTGGTGGCCGCGACCTTCCTGGAGAGTCGCTCACCGACCGACAGCGACCCCGTCGTGTCCATGACCGTGCACTGCGCGACCAGCGCCGTGCTCTTCACCGCCCTCGCCGCGTGCGCCGGACAGGTGTCGCCGCCGCCGGCGGCGGCGTTCTGGTGGTCGGTGGCCTGGCTGATCGCCCTGTCCACGTTCGGCGGCTACGGCCTGTACTGGCTCGTGCTGCGACGGAGCGGCGTCACCCGGGTCAATGCCCTGATGTTCCTGATGGCACCGGTGACGGCGATCTGGGGGGCCGTGATGTTCGGCGAGCCGTTCGGGATCCTCACCGCGCTCGGTCTTCTCCTGGGACTCGGGGCGGTCGCGCTCGTGTTCCGCGCGCAACCGCGGGGGAGGGGAGCGGGCACGACGCCCACAGACGAGCAGAGCCCCGAACCGGAAGTGGTTCGGGGCTCTGCTCGAGTGCGGAGGCGAGGCTAG
- a CDS encoding TetR/AcrR family transcriptional regulator, whose translation MESVPSPRRVVLTPGARRALDAAGRLFYERGIHAVGVDLIAAEAGVTKKTLYDRFGSKEQIVVEYLADRDERWRAFLAGHLDTAGDSPGRRLTAIFDASREWTAENSAKGCSMVNAHAEISDPAHPAYAVIVGQKRWMLDLFTGVCRDASVRDPETLARTVMLLHEGALVSHGLQVFPEAVRLASDQASALLAAAAGPAR comes from the coding sequence ATGGAATCTGTACCGTCACCGCGACGCGTCGTGCTCACACCGGGAGCGAGGCGGGCGCTGGACGCGGCCGGCCGCCTCTTCTACGAGCGGGGAATCCACGCGGTCGGCGTGGATCTCATCGCCGCCGAGGCCGGTGTCACGAAGAAGACGCTCTACGACCGTTTCGGTTCGAAGGAACAGATCGTGGTCGAGTACCTCGCCGACCGGGACGAGCGGTGGCGGGCGTTTCTCGCCGGCCACCTCGACACCGCCGGTGACTCCCCCGGACGGCGCCTGACCGCGATCTTCGACGCATCCCGGGAGTGGACCGCGGAGAACAGCGCGAAGGGGTGCAGCATGGTCAATGCGCACGCGGAGATCAGCGACCCGGCACATCCGGCGTACGCGGTCATCGTCGGCCAGAAGCGGTGGATGCTCGACCTGTTCACCGGCGTGTGCCGGGACGCGTCGGTGCGCGACCCGGAGACACTCGCACGCACTGTCATGCTGCTCCACGAAGGGGCACTGGTCTCACATGGGTTGCAGGTGTTCCCCGAGGCGGTGCGACTCGCATCCGATCAGGCGTCGGCACTCCTCGCCGCGGCGGCCGGCCCGGCCCGTTAG
- a CDS encoding cytochrome c oxidase subunit 4, producing MKIEAKLFEILTVFFILVAIVYGVFTAVSRTGIEWAGLTGICLSAGLTLIIGTYFRFVARRLDTRPEDYEDAEIADGAGDLGFFSPGSYWPILLAASAAFVAVAMAFFQPWMIVVAVVAVLAAAAGLVFEYYVGPEKH from the coding sequence ATGAAGATCGAAGCCAAGCTCTTCGAGATCCTGACGGTATTCTTCATTCTCGTCGCGATCGTCTACGGCGTCTTCACCGCCGTTTCACGAACCGGTATCGAGTGGGCGGGTCTGACGGGCATCTGCCTGTCGGCGGGACTGACGCTGATCATCGGAACGTACTTCCGGTTCGTCGCCCGTCGCCTCGACACCCGTCCCGAGGACTACGAGGACGCGGAGATCGCCGATGGTGCAGGCGACCTGGGCTTCTTCAGCCCCGGTAGCTACTGGCCGATCCTGCTTGCCGCTTCTGCTGCCTTCGTCGCAGTCGCGATGGCGTTCTTCCAGCCGTGGATGATCGTGGTCGCCGTGGTTGCCGTGCTCGCGGCCGCAGCGGGTCTCGTCTTCGAGTACTACGTCGGGCCCGAGAAGCACTAG
- a CDS encoding cytochrome c oxidase subunit II: MNVAQGRILRRAGLAVSLGIAALLLSGCSIDNEVLRFGWPSGVTPQAHRMRELWTWSVIAALVMGVLVWGLTFWAVIFHRKKKDSPEFPRQTAYNVPLELAYTAVPFVIIAVLFYFTVIVQNHVLEKEDNPNVVVDVTAYQWNWKFGYRSIDLGEGGGKYDGVDQEAQAAVESAPASEAKAEGEHAQPGPIHGKTPQDLSYLHYDKIETIGSSNEIPILVLPTGKRIQFELASADVIHAFWVPEFLFKRDVNPNPKENHSDNVFQISEIEKEGAFVGRCAEMCGTFHAMMNFEVRAVSPDKFAQYIELRKPASEGGRDLTTAEALQAIGESPVATSTSPFTTDRGYKQASGVEGN, encoded by the coding sequence GTGAACGTGGCGCAAGGTCGGATCCTTCGGCGGGCAGGGTTGGCAGTATCTTTGGGCATTGCTGCCTTGCTGCTGTCGGGTTGTTCAATCGACAACGAGGTGCTTCGTTTCGGGTGGCCTTCGGGCGTAACCCCGCAGGCGCACCGCATGCGTGAACTGTGGACCTGGTCGGTCATCGCCGCCCTCGTCATGGGTGTGCTGGTGTGGGGACTCACCTTCTGGGCGGTGATCTTCCACCGTAAGAAGAAGGACTCACCCGAGTTCCCGCGGCAGACGGCATACAACGTGCCGCTCGAGCTGGCGTACACCGCGGTTCCGTTCGTCATCATCGCCGTGCTGTTCTACTTCACGGTGATCGTGCAGAACCATGTCCTCGAGAAGGAGGACAACCCCAACGTGGTGGTGGATGTCACTGCGTACCAGTGGAACTGGAAGTTCGGCTACCGCTCCATCGACCTCGGCGAGGGTGGCGGCAAGTATGACGGCGTCGATCAGGAAGCGCAGGCTGCGGTCGAGTCCGCACCGGCGTCCGAGGCGAAGGCCGAGGGTGAGCACGCCCAGCCCGGTCCGATCCACGGCAAGACCCCCCAGGACCTGTCCTACCTGCACTACGACAAGATCGAGACGATCGGCTCGAGCAACGAGATCCCGATCCTCGTTCTGCCGACCGGCAAGCGGATCCAGTTCGAACTGGCCTCGGCCGACGTCATCCACGCCTTCTGGGTGCCGGAGTTCCTGTTCAAGCGCGACGTGAACCCGAACCCGAAGGAGAACCACTCCGACAACGTCTTCCAGATCAGTGAGATCGAGAAGGAAGGTGCCTTCGTCGGGCGCTGCGCCGAGATGTGCGGCACGTTCCACGCGATGATGAACTTCGAGGTTCGCGCCGTGAGCCCCGACAAGTTCGCGCAGTACATCGAGCTGCGCAAGCCGGCGAGCGAAGGCGGCCGGGATCTGACCACGGCGGAGGCTCTGCAGGCCATCGGCGAGTCCCCGGTTGCGACGTCGACGTCTCCCTTCACCACCGATCGCGGCTACAAGCAGGCGAGCGGTGTCGAAGGTAACTGA